One region of Halomonas huangheensis genomic DNA includes:
- the recJ gene encoding single-stranded-DNA-specific exonuclease RecJ has protein sequence MSQALSPLILAREVNELLYQRGVAAGLSELQARILAGRLAQYEGEVEPLIDPALKHLAHPGLLADGPRAAERIAQAVAEGEHIGILTDYDVDGITSHVVIRRTLNELFGVPEQRLHSLIGHRIHDGYGISLPLVERTLKLSPRPSLVITADCGSSDELRIARLREAGIDVVVSDHHALPIEGPPPSAYATVNPTRSDCDYPDATIAGCMVAWLLMSLTRSTLVEMGILPSSVPKLSAWLSYVALGTVADCVSLGASAINRAVVRHGLNLINRMNEPCWRAMAERLGEDSVPFNAETLGFQMGPRINARSRLDDPYAALHFMLATDDGVAQRHLQVLDDDNQSRKAIEADMAEQARALASTALAADEPIIIVYLEDGHPGVQGIVASRLVQSYGRPTVVLTPAAEAGMLTGSGRSIEALHLREALQRAYELAPESLPRFGGHRGAAGVGVPHERLDEFRTALIQAVSEQLRGMELVPRLFTDGELQGHQLQLATLDEIDALGPYGREFDAPLFAGQFLIERVRPVGDGSHLMMELSLQRQSWKAIWFRAIKPGDVPPFSEGDMVHCAYKLNRNRFRGRESLQLMIEHAHPL, from the coding sequence ATGTCCCAGGCGTTATCCCCGCTGATCCTTGCTCGTGAAGTTAACGAGCTGCTCTACCAACGTGGCGTAGCAGCAGGGCTGTCGGAGTTGCAGGCGCGGATTCTGGCGGGTCGTCTGGCGCAGTACGAGGGTGAAGTCGAGCCACTGATTGATCCAGCGCTCAAGCATCTGGCGCATCCTGGCCTGCTGGCCGATGGGCCACGAGCTGCCGAGCGTATCGCCCAGGCGGTGGCCGAAGGTGAGCATATCGGCATTCTCACCGACTACGATGTGGATGGCATCACCTCCCACGTCGTGATCCGTCGCACCCTGAATGAATTGTTCGGTGTTCCGGAGCAACGGCTGCATAGTCTGATCGGCCATCGTATTCACGATGGTTACGGCATCAGTCTGCCGCTGGTTGAGCGTACCTTGAAGTTGTCACCACGACCCAGCCTGGTGATTACGGCTGACTGTGGCTCGTCTGATGAGCTGCGAATTGCCCGCTTGCGTGAGGCGGGCATCGATGTCGTGGTCAGTGACCACCATGCCTTGCCGATAGAAGGACCACCGCCATCGGCGTATGCCACGGTAAACCCGACTCGCAGTGACTGTGACTATCCTGACGCTACCATCGCTGGCTGTATGGTGGCATGGCTGCTGATGTCGTTGACACGCAGCACACTGGTGGAGATGGGCATACTGCCGAGCTCGGTACCCAAACTGTCGGCCTGGCTGTCCTATGTTGCGTTGGGCACCGTCGCTGATTGTGTATCGCTGGGGGCCAGCGCCATCAACCGCGCGGTAGTGCGTCATGGCTTGAACCTGATCAATCGCATGAATGAGCCCTGCTGGCGGGCCATGGCTGAACGCCTCGGCGAAGATAGCGTGCCTTTCAACGCGGAGACGCTCGGCTTTCAGATGGGGCCACGTATCAACGCTCGTTCACGTCTGGATGATCCCTATGCGGCACTGCATTTCATGCTGGCCACCGACGATGGCGTTGCCCAGCGCCACCTTCAGGTGTTGGATGACGATAATCAGTCGCGCAAGGCCATCGAAGCGGACATGGCAGAACAGGCGCGTGCACTGGCCAGTACTGCCCTGGCGGCAGATGAGCCGATCATCATCGTTTATCTCGAAGATGGCCACCCCGGCGTTCAGGGAATCGTCGCATCGCGGTTGGTGCAGTCCTATGGTCGCCCGACGGTAGTGCTCACCCCCGCCGCCGAGGCGGGGATGCTGACGGGGTCCGGGCGTTCCATCGAAGCGCTCCATCTGCGCGAAGCATTGCAGCGCGCTTATGAGTTGGCTCCTGAGTCATTGCCGCGTTTTGGCGGCCACCGCGGTGCCGCGGGTGTTGGTGTGCCCCACGAGCGTCTGGATGAGTTCCGAACGGCACTGATCCAGGCGGTCAGCGAGCAGCTACGGGGCATGGAGCTGGTGCCCCGATTGTTCACCGATGGCGAGCTCCAGGGCCATCAGCTGCAACTGGCTACCCTCGATGAAATCGACGCCCTGGGCCCCTACGGGCGTGAATTCGATGCCCCGTTGTTTGCCGGTCAGTTCCTGATCGAGCGTGTCCGCCCGGTTGGCGATGGCAGCCACCTGATGATGGAGCTTTCATTGCAGCGTCAGAGCTGGAAAGCGATCTGGTTTCGTGCCATCAAGCCCGGCGATGTGCCACCGTTCAGTGAAGGTGACATGGTGCACTGCGCCTACAAGCTCAATCGCAATCGCTTCCGCGGCCGTGAATCCCTGCAGTTGATGATCGAGCATGCGCACCCCCTGTGA